CGTCTTCATGAGCGCGGGGATGACCGGAAGCCACCTGCTCAATAGACTGATATCGGCCCATCCTCCAGGTCAAGGGGATGGCCCAGGTTTGGCCGAACCTCTTTCTTAGGTCATCGTCTTCCGCTCCCCACCCCCAGTATTGATTGCTGAACCCGTTAACCTGCCAAAAGTCCTCTTTGTTCACCAAGAGAACGCCACCGAAATAAAAAGGGCTGAACTGGTACTCATACTGCGAACAATGGGCGGCAAGATGAGTCGGCATGACGGGATAGGCGTAATTACATGATGCCGATTCCGGCAGCAAGTCGACATCATGAAAGCAGAAATAAACACTTTGGTCCTGGTAAAGGCTGAACCCCGCATTCATCAGTTTGGCCCGATTAAACAGGTCACCCCCCGCCTGCTCGATGACGACAACACGGTACTTGATTCCTTTCAGGAAACTGGCCATGTGCGGAACAAACTGTCTGAGATTCTCTTCGCGGTTACGAAAGGGGACCACAATAATCAGCTCTTCCGGTCTCTTCGCCGCACGCCTTGCCCTGACGAGCCGAAGAATGGCGGCAAACGCTTTTACGGGAGTTTTGATATCCAGCAACGCCACAAAGAACCGCGCGATGGTTTTCACGTCAGGGGGTCGCGATCTAGTACACATGATTTTCATAGATATGGCATTGCCCTATGCGTGTCAATCAGTCAACCGGTTGACCACTGACATCATAAATCCTGAGCCCGTCAATCGTCCCGCCTGTCATCTCCGGCAAGTTCCTGAAACGCGCATGCTCTTCTGCGGTTTCATCCCAGACAAAGTAGGCGTTCACGCCCAAACGGGCCAGAGCGGGAAGAATCTCGTGGTCGGGCGTCGCTCCTTTGATATCGAAGAAACGCAGTCCAAGATGGTAGGCAATGAAAAGAGTCTGGTGCCAGTTCTTGTTGGAGGCAATATTGCCAACCAGCCTGGTTTGGCTCGCCAGCCGCTTACTCAACTCATATACCGCCACCCCTTCCGCCTTCCCGTAGAGGACGCGGGTCTGCAGTGCCGCCGGCCCACCCATCGACAAGGCAAGGATAACACAGGCGACGATCCGCCACCTTCCGGCAAGAACACCCCGGGCTTCCTGATTCCAGATCATTCCGGCCCCCAACAGGGCCAGCAGAACCAGGCTGATAAACAGATAGCGGAATTCAACGATTAGCAGCAAGTAACCGCCCAAATACAGCATCAGGGTGGCGAGAAGTAACGCTGTTCCTCCCGGCTGCAGGCAAGCCCGACGCCTGCGTACACAACACACAATCGACCCGGCAATGATGACAACGGTCAATGGAGAGTACTGCTGAATCATACCCGCCATGAGTTTCAGGTTCTGCAAAACCGCATGCCCGCGATGGCGAATCACGACCGAGGGGGGAAAGGACGTGCCGCTTGATACGATAACCATCACGGACGGATCATCCCACATGCTGATCGCGGCAGCATCAGAAGGCGCCCTGAAACTGCGGCAGGATAACGATAGGGGATCAGCGTTACCAAGCGTCAATAACGTGCTGTTGTTCCGACCTGAAGTAGATACAGTGAAATGTCCGTACTTAACCGACAGGGCCGCAATCCATCCGCTGCTGAGCAGGACCAAAACAAAAAGGGCCACCCCATAGGCGCGCAAGACCGCAAGGCGACGCCCCGCCGCTGCCCCCGCCCCGAGCCAGAGCAGAACCGTCATCAGGGAAAGGTGGGCAATGAAGAAGTAGAATCCGTAGCCCTTGCTGAAATAGGCCAGCACACCCAGTATGCCGACCCAAACCGCCGTCCGGATTCCGTTCAGGTACCCGGGCCCGAAAAGGACGCCTAAATACCAGACCAGGACGCAAACCATTAAAAAATCAGGCGTCAGTTTCTGGAAGGTGAACAGCCACAGCGCGGGCAATAACGACGCCATGACGACCAGGCGCAGGCGTTCGGATAAGTGGCATCGTGCGGCCAGGACATACATCCCGGGAATCGTCGCCAGGCCGATGGCGATCGAAAGCAGTTTGCCCGCCAGAAGCGCATCGAGCCCTAGCGCCAGAAACGGAACGAGCAACCATGAGAGCAGCGGACCCCAGTAGGCGTTGATAGCGCCATGCCAGTCGCCTGCGAGATAGCGGCGGGCAATGGAGATGTAGGAAATTCCATCAGCATTAATCGCATGGAGGAATCCGGGCAACAAGGCCAGCGATACCAGGAGGTAAACCAAAGCAACGCCAACCACGCAGATTCGACCCCGCTTCATGACCTGCTGCCGCCGGCCTGCCGGAGCCCCGGGAATTGCCGGACCCGTTCCTCCTGATTGCTTTTCTCGCGATCCCTCATGTCCGGGTTATACCAACTCGCGGAAACCCTATCAAGAATCATGTCGGGATTGACGACCTAACGGGCAGGTGATATTTTTCACGGAACTGTGAATGTCCCATTTATCTATAGCGTGCCTTTTTCATGAAGGCCACGTGCGACCCCGAAAAATCCGTGTCCGTCATTATCCCCGTCTTCAACAGCCAGGAAACGATTGCCGCCTGCCTGCAGGCGGTCTTTCGATCCTCGCTCACGCCGTTTGATGTCATCGTTGTGGACGACGGGTCCACGGACGACTCGGCCGCCATCGCTCGTCGTTTTCCCTGCCGCGTGATCCAGCTAGAAAAGCAGTCCGGCCCGGGGACCGCCCGGAACGCCGGGGCACGCCTCGCCTCCTCCAACATCATGTTCTTCCTCGATTCGGACATCCTCATCGAGCCCGATACGCTGTCGCTCATCAGCGATTGCTTACGGGATCGGCCGGAACTCAGCGGCCTGTTCTGTTCGTACCAGAAAGACACGATTCCCTCTAATTTCTGCTCAACCTACAAGAACCTCCTGCACCACTTCATCCACCAGACCTCACGGGAGGAGGCGTCCACCTTTTGCGGCGGGTTCGGGGCCCTCACCAAGAATGCCTTTCTGTCGGTTGGCGGTTTTGATGAATCCTACACGGCGCTTGAGGATGTTGAACTGGGGTATCGGCTGATGCTGGCCGGCCACAAGATCTTCCTCAACAAACGCATTCAGGTGACGCACTGCAAGACCTACTCGCTCCTTGGCCTGATCAAGTCGGACGTCCTTAACCGGGCGATTCCATGGACCCGGATCATGGTCTCAAAATCGGTCTTCAAGAACGATTTGAACACGCGTATTCACCATGTCATCAGCGTGCCGGTCGCCTTTTTGATTCTCATCCTGCTCCCCTTATCGTTCCAGTTTCCGATGGGGCTCCTCATCCTGGCGCTCCTGACGGCGTCGCTCCTGGCGCTGAACCATTCCTTCCTGATATTCGTGTTCCGTGAAAAAGGCCCCGCCTTCACCCTGCAAACGGTGATCATGAACTGGGTCGGGTACTTGTACAGCGGCGCCGGGCTTGTTTTTGGGCTCCTTCCCTACGCCAGAGGGCGGTTCGTTGAAGAAAAGATGTGAGGTGAATCGCACCATGCTGTTAAGCATTCTCATCCCAACACTGACGGAACGGCGGATGCAATTCCTGGCCCTGAAGGGGCGATTGCAGCGTCAGGCCGCTGACCATGGCCTCGGAACCTGCGTGGAGATCCTGGCGGAAGAGGACAATCGGGAGCAATCCATCGGAATGAAGCGCAATCTTCTGCTCCAGAAAGCCACAGGTCACTTCGTGGTGTTCGTTGACGACGACGACGACGTGCATGACGCCTATGTGCCACTGATCTGCCACGCCATCAAGTCGCACCCGGATCTGGATTGCATCGGGATCCAGGGCACGATCCTGTTCCGCGGCAAACATCAACGGCCGTTCGTACATTCCCTCCAATACTCCGATTATGCCACCCTCGATGGAATTTACTGTCGTCCACCGTACCACCTGAACCCCATCCGCAGAGCCATCGCGGTGCAATACCGCTTTGCCGATACAAGCTACTCGGAGGATATCGACTGGTCGATCCGCATGAGGAATGACCGGGCGCTGACACGCGAGTACTTCATCAGGGAATCCCTCTATTGCTACCGGTCGCGCCGCTACTGGTTTTATCAAAGCATTCTGGATCGAACAGAGGGAATTCGCCATTTGCTGGGGCTGCGCCTGGTGAACCGGCTGCGCCCCTGGCGGAGAGAACCGGCGGGATTATGTGTGACTAGAGACTAGCAGGTGCCCCAGTTAATGTCCGAGAGCCTGGGAACTCAACGATAACTTTCCGTCCTTCGTCTCCATTCCCTCAGGCCAACTAAACGTCCCTTTCTCAAGTCGCTTCGTCATCACCCACAGTCCTGTGCCGTCCCAGTACAAAACCTTCACCCGGTTATGCCGCCGATTGGTGAACACGAACAAGCCGCCTCGTCATCACGGATACGAATCCCTGCTGTATCACGCAGGTATCAGGCTGGGAATGAGGTCAACGACGTATTAAGCCAGGATCGCATCCTTGCAAGCCTTGGCGACACGGAACTTCTTATGAGCTCCACGTGCCGTCATCTTGGTCGCACATGTATAGTGCCTTTGCAGGCCACGCAGAAGATGCGACCAGGAAAAGTGTACCACCCTTCTTTGGGATCAACAGGTTTCTCACAGACAGAACACTTCAGCGCTGCATCTCTGCTCATTGGTTCAGCGCAAGCTTTTGCAGGATCGTCATTATATTCATCCATGCATAACCTCCAAACTGATCAGTGCTTAGAGACTCGCGCCCAGGTGTCGGCGATTGATTTGTGCTGCGGTTTGGGAATCCTGCCAGACCGGAACTCGATGACGCCGTCGCCCGGGAAATTGTCACTGTAAAGCCTGAACCGGTCGGTCCCGTTTGGTTTGTAGGCCATCCAGATGAACCAGTCGGTCCCAACGCCGAACAACTCGGTGCCGTTATAATCACCGTGCTCCACCCCCAGGCAGAAACGTGATGGGTGCGGCGGATGGTGCCGCCAGTGATATCCAAGTGGTTTTGTTTTGCAATTCGGGTCAAGTCGGACCCAATTGCCAAATCAATCGATAAAGTCTTCATTGATTGCATTCTTTCAGGGGTGATCCACTGAGAAACGGTATATAATCGTGTTGTGATAGGTCTGGCCGGACCTCAGAACCACTGACGGGAATTGCGGCTTATTGGGTGAATCGGGATAATGCTGAGGCTCCATACAGAACCCGGTCCTATATTGATACGCGACCCCACCCTTGCCCACGTTGCTACCATCAAGGAAATTGCCGGAGTAGAATTGTAACCCGGGTTCCGTTGAAAATACATCCATGATCCTCCCCGTCACCGGCTCATGCACGGACGCAAGGTGCGCCAGATTGCCTGCAGGCTTGTTTATGACCCAGTTGTGATCATACCCCCCGCCAAACTTCAATTGCTCATCATCCACCGTGATGCGAGCGCCTATCGCCGCCGCTTTCCGAAAATCGAACGGGGTTCCCATAACCGGTTTCAACTCACCGGTGGGAATCAAGGTGCTATCCACAGGTGTAAAGGCATCCGCAAAGATTACTACCTCATGTCCTAGAATATCCCCTTTCCCCACCAAGTTGAAATACGAGTGATGGGTCAGATTGCACACCGTCGGCTTGTCCGTGGTCGCGGTGAGGTCAAGGCGCAGTTCGTTCTTTTCCGTTATCGAGTAGACCGCCGTCACGGACAACGCTCCAGGATAGCCCTCCTCGCCATCCGGGCTCACATACTTCAGTTCCAGCGTCGCCTCCGGCTTATCCTTCAGGATCTTTGCATCCCATACCACTTTATCAAAGCCCTTGATCCCACCATGTAGATGGTTGCCAATGTTATTGGTAGCCAGATTGTGCTCCGTACCGTTCAATGTGAACTTGCCTTTGGCAATACGATTTCCGCAACGTCCGATGAGCGCGCCGAAATAGGGTGTGGCCTTGATATATTCGTCAAGATTATCGTACCCGAGAACCACATCGCCTAGGGCGCCCTTCCGATCCGGCACCTTCAACGACACCACAATGCCGCCGTAGTTCATGATGCGGGCCTCAATGCCCTGGCTGTTCTTCAGGGTGAAGATCGCGACCTCCCGACCATCCGCCGTCTTTCCAAAGGGCACCGAAGTCACACTTCCTGCACCCAAAACCGAACCTGTTATCAGCCCCGCGACCAGTCCTGTCTGTATTATCTTCATAATATTGCATCTTCCTATTTTGACGTTGTTTTCCCTGATTTTTTCCATGCGCTGAATAGCATGAGTCCGCCAAACACGAGCAGAATCAGCCCCCACCAGAGATTGATGTTAATATCAAGGGAGCGCTTGTACATATCCCCGGAAGCCCGGGTGATGAATCCGAAAACAGCCAACATCGCACCCACGAGGGAGAACATGATTCCAATCGGCCAACAGATATCGAGAGTCATAATTTAAGTTCCTTTCGGTTTAGAAGAAAATGATGTTGAGGACCAGGCAGCCTGCCAGAAGAACCACCGCCTGAATGCCGGGCCGCATATACCAGGATTCATCGGCCGACTGGATTCTCGGCGTCAAGGAATACACCAGGCCCGTCAGCTCCGCATCGGTCTTATTCTGTTTCGTGGCCAGTGAGAGCCCGGTGGTCAACACCAGGCAGGTCAGGAAAGCAAAGGAGGCCAGCCAGAAATTCTGTGCCATCTCGCTTGGGAAGGACTGAACGACAGCAAGGTAACCACCCTTGACGCCGGGGGCATTCCCTGTCGCAAGGGTCAGGGAGTGGAAGATTGCCGAGGTGGTGGTACCCAGCAACAGGCCCCAGAAGGCACCCGTGGCCGTGATCCGCTTCCAGAACATACCCAGCAGGAAGGTGGCGAAGAGCGGCGCATTGACAAAGCCGAATACCAGCTGGATCACGTCCATGGCGTTGTTGTACATGGCGGCAAAGTAGGCGCAGGCAATACTGATCAGGATACCCGCCACCGTGGCGGCCCTTCCCATCCACATGTAGTGGGCGTCTCCCTTGTTCTTCCCGATATAGGCCTGATAGAGGTCGTAGGTCCAGATGGTGTTGAACGCAGTGACGTTACCCGCCATACCGGACATAAAGGAAGCCAGCAGTGCCGTTAGAGCCAGACCGAGCAGGCCGGTGGGACAGTACCGTTTGATCAGCGACAGGATTACGCCGTCATAGTCGTTTTCCGCCACGGCATTCTGCACGCGGCTCTTGATATCGGCGTCGCTCAGGGTCGAGGCGTCCTTAATGATGGCTGTCACATTGGCCGGGCGCATCTTCAACCCCGCCGCCTTGGCGACTTCCTGGACTGCAGCGTCACCCGTCAGTCCGGTAGCAGCCGCATTTTTGACGACCGGGATGATCTTCTCATAGGCGGATTCGGCAATCACCCGGGGGGGTAGCCGATAGCCGTCCTTTCCGGAGAATGCCAGACCCGCAGCGATCATGCCGGGCAGGATCACCAGGGCGGGAATGAGCATCTTGGGGATGGCCCCGATCAGTGGCGTGCGACGGGCGGCACTCATATCTTTGGCCGCCATAGCCCGCTGGACAACGAGAAAGTTGGTACACCAGTACCCGAAGGCCAGCACGAAGCCGAGCCCGAAAATCATAGCGAAGAGATCCACCCCCATCGGGTTGGCATCGGCCCCCCGCAACATCGGACTCCAGGCACCAGTCCAGGCGTCAGGCTGGAAGCTCTTATCGCCGACACCGATCGAGGCCGGGTTCATGGCGACCCCTGCCAACTTCTCCTTCAGCGCGCTCCACCCGCCCACATCCTTGAGGCCCAGATAGACCACAGGCGAGAAGCCCAACACGATCATGAAGAACTGCAACACTTCCGTATAGATCGCCGAGGTCAGCCCGCCTTTAAGCACGTAGAGCAACACCACGCCCGAACAGATCCACAGGCTCATGTGATAGTTCCATCCCAGAAGTGCGTTCAGCAGCTTGGCCAATGCATTCATCGAAATGCCAGAGGCAAAGACGGTCATCACGGCAAACGTGATGGAGTTCAGACACCGAACCCGTCCGTCAAACCTCATATTCAGGTATTCGGGCACTGATCGCGCCTTGGAGCCATAATAGAACGGCATCATGAACACCGCCAGGAAGGTCATGGCAAGGATCGCGCCGATCCAATAGAAATGGCAGGTCATCATGCCGTATTTGGCACCGCTGGCCGCCATGCCAACCAGTTCCAGCGCGCCCAGGTTGGCGGAAATGAACGCTAGCCCCGTCACCCAGGCGGGTATCGACCGACCTGAGAGAAAGAAGTCATTGCTCGACTTCATATACTTGCGAAGCGCCTGGCCAATACCCAGCACCGCCCCGACATAGATCAACATGATCGTGTAATCCATCCACCCCAATATCACATTCGGCATTTGCTTCCCCCTTTTCCTTTGCGAGATGACTCAAAATATTCCTCGATCTCCTCCAGCGACTTACCCTTGGTTTCCGGCAGGAAGAAAAAGGCCGTGATGAAATAGATCACCGTAACACCTGCGAACATGAAGAACATCGTAGAGTAGCCGTACCTCCCCACAGTCGGCAAAAAGACAGCAGCGATGGTCGTTGAGACCGCCTGGTTAATGAGCAGGGCAATGCTCATCCCGTTGGAGCGGATCCTCGTGGGCATCAGCTCGGACAACGCCAGCCAGACACAGACTCCGGGCCCGATGGCAAAGAAGGCGATGAAGACAAAGATGAAAATGGCCGTGAGCCACCCGTTGCCCGAAGACGGGATCGGCGTCAGCAGGGCGTTCTCGATCTTCAGCGGGGCCGTTTTCGCGGCCTTCAGATCCGCGAAGGGATTCTTGAAAAATGCTTCGACCGCACTGGAGGGAACACAACTGCCCCGATCAATCGTCAGGGCCGCACCCAGATCAGTGGAGCGAACCACCTTCGTCGCCGCCCGAAAATCACCATAGGAGTAAATGACAATCAGAGTCGACAACGCGGTCTCCAATTCCGGCGTCTATGAGTACCGGGTCCGCGCGGGGCTGGTCAACACTTCGTCGGCCCCCTCGTCCGTTGCCCGGGCGGTGCTGGGAACAGGGCCGGCCAACAGGGTTCCGATTGTCGAGGCGGGGGGCGGACAGACCGTGATCCTGCCAATGGGGGTGACCCGGGGAACACTTGCGTTGAACGGCAGTGCGAGTGACCCCGATGACGGTCCCAGCCCACTCGCGACAACATGGGTACTCCTGAATGGTCCCGCAGGTGTGGTGATTGCCAACAGCAATGCATTCAATACCACTGTGACCATTACCAATAATGGATCCTATACGCTCGGCCTCCTGGCTTGTGATGGAGCGGCAACGTCGACGGATACGGTGACCGAAACGGTTCAGTTGACCACCTCCAGTACCAATGCCTCGGAGTTCATGTTGGACTCAAACACCATTGCGCTGTGGCATCTGAAGGGGGACGGGACGGATGCCAGCGGGAATGGACATACGCTGGTGTTCATGAACGGTCCATCATTTGTCAGTAACAACACGGCCCTAGCCTGGATGGGCAGCACGTCCGGCGCGGCATTGCGTGTCACCTATCCCCAAATGGCGCTGGGCATCATTCCGAATTCCGTGTTTTCCGCCGCGCATACTCCCATCACAATCGAGGAGCGGCTTTTCATGAATGCCTGGGGGCCCAATAACGCCAACTACATCTACTGCGGGTTCTCGCAGAACTGGGACCTCGTCTTTCAATTTCAGCAACAAAGCTGGGGACTTCCTGCAATCAAAGCCTGGAATGGGAGTGTGGTGGTGGCGACCAACCAGGTCGTATCGGCGCTGACGACGGGGGTTTGGCATCATCTGATGATGACCTTCGACGGCACCAATCAATATAAGGCTTTTATCGATGGCGTCTTGCTTGGAAGCTATGCTACCAATGCGCCAAACTGGGCACGCACGACCTATTTCACAAATCAGTTCGGCAATTTCGACGGGTATCTGGATGAAATCCGCATCAGTCGCGTGGTTCGATCCTACCAGGGTGCTCCGCAAGCGGTTACCGTTCAGGGAGTGGCTATTGGGAATGGTGTTGTCAGCCCCGCCCTGACCAACATCATCCAGGGCGGTGCCTTGGCCATCACGGCCTTTCCGACCAACTTCTTCCATGTGGCCGAGATCGACACGAACAACGTGATCGTGGCCGCCTCATGGCCAACCGGAGTCGTAACATATATCTGGAGCAACGTCACCGCATCCGGAACAGCTCAGGTGACTTTCGCCCAGAATATCGCGCCCCGGGGGACGCCGGAGATTTGGCTTAACCAGTATGGATTCATCCAATCCTTCCCTGCCGCCGAAACATCCCTTGCGGTGAACGGCTACAGTTACGGGGATAGTTACATTGCCGGTTTGGATCCAACGAATCCATCCTCGGTATTCCGGATTGTGACCGTTACAAACCGACTTTCAGTCCGGGACTTCTATTTTCCCTCGCTGACGGACCGCACCTACACCCTCAAATGGAGCACCAATCTATTTGACCACTCCTGGTATGCGGTGGCAGGGCAGTCGAACATCTGGGGCGCCAGCGGGATCATGTCGCTGCATGATTTTACCATCTTCCCGTCTCGCTTCTATAGACTCGAAGTCCAGAAGCCCTGAACGAAACCTGTTCTTGGGGCGCTCTATTACCGCGGATATGACTGCGCGAGTGTAGACAACAGGAGCACGGCATGGCTATACCGCGGTGTGCACCAGTGATCGACACGGTTTACCCCACCCATAGCAGCGTCGTACCCCAGCGCTAACGGTTGATCGTTGATTCTCCGGTGTGCGCCGGAGGCGCCGCATGGACGGTCATGCTTCAAACGGGGGGTTAGGTGTAAGGGGCTATACTCATGCACTTCGAGCCGGTAAATCCTTCATCAGGTACAGAATTATGAACCTTCTAAGCCGGCTTCCTGCGGATGTGATTATTCTGCTACTTGGCGCCATAATCCGACGTCACTATGATAACAAGGGTGCTTTAATGATCTGACAACCGGTTCTTGGTGTCAATTTGGTGTCAATATCGATCGAGCTTTTTGGGTGTTTCGGGGTCCCGATGGAGCCTCATGGAACCAACGAATGAAAGAGCCGTAAAACGGCCTTTTATTAGGTTTTTATTGGGATTTGCAGGTGTTTTCTGATGGTGGAGGATGCGGGGGTCGAACCCGCGACCTCTTGAATGCCATTCAAGCGCTCTACCAAACTGAGCTAATCCCCCATCAGAAAACTTCCGTAGCAAAACGGGCCGCAATACTGCCGACTTGTGCCCGCATTGTCAACCTTTCGCCATTATTTTTTTAGGTTGGCTACCAACTCACGGGCGAACCGGGGAATACCGGGGTCACGCGCCCCCATGCCAAGCACCACATCCCCCGCCTTGGCCTGAGTCATTACTTCAGCCATCAGCACATCGTAATCCGTCATCCAGCTGGCCGGCACGCCGCGTTCACGCAATGCGGCCACCAGCTCATCAGCGTCCCGTTGCTTGCTGACAGTCCCCCCCGCATAATAGACCGGCATCAGATACAAGCGATCCTGCGGGCGACACAACCCGGCAAAGGTATCGACCAGATCATCGAACATCAGCGACAAGGGCCGGTAGCCGTGTGGCCGCCAAAACGCGAGCACACGCCCATAATGAGGGGCCACCGCCCGCCAGGCCGCGGCAATTTTCGCAGGATTATGCGCGTATTCATCGAGCACCGTCACCCCCGCCGCCTCCCCGATTTTCTCCAGACGTCGCTGGATTCCCTGAAACTGGCTCAAGGCATCCCGTATGGGTTTGAGTTCAAACCCCATTCGCTGACACAGGATCGCCGCCTGAAGGGCGTTTTCCGCATTATGGGCTCCCAGCATGGGAAGCTCAAAGTCCAACCCCTCATACTTGAACCGGGCCCCCTGTTTCCCCAATTGCGGCTTCATCCCCTGCCAGGGCATTCCGGGAGCCCACCCGACCAGGCATTCCCGCCGCACCTGGCTCTTGAATTGGGCGAACAGGCGTTCGGTCTCCTCGAGGCTGAAATGATCGGCGGACATATTGGTGATCAGTGCCCAATCGGGGGAGAACCGCAGGAGGGAACGATCACTCTCGTCCGCCTCAATTACGCACAACCGCGATTGGCCGGTGCGGACATTTCCGATACGCCGGGCATCGGCCCAATTCACCAGCGCACCGCCATTGACCACCGTGGGATCAGCCCCCAACTGTTCCAGCAACCACCCCACCATGCCGGTCACCGTGGTTTTCCCGGAGGTTCCCGCAATGGCCACGACCTCTTTGCCCGCCACCAGTTCGGCCAACATTTCGGCGCGATGACGGACCGGTACCTTCAGGCGCTGAGCCGCCACGATGTCGGCATTATCCGGTTCGATGGCGGTACTGACCACTACGGCCCCGGTATCCGCCTGCACGCCACGGCCATCCTGGGCATAAAATTGAATGCCAGCCTCCTTGAGCTTTCGAATGACCTCAAGATCCTGGCCTTGGTCCTGATACCGGTCCGAGCCACTCACGCGCCGCCCCCCCCCGCTGAGGGCCTGGGCCAGGGCATTCATCCCCACCCCTGCCACGCCCACCAGATGGCATGATTTCGAACGTTCTATGGTCATATCAAAGCCCCTTTGTTTCCGGGAACAGATAGTCGATGAAATGGCGAACCACGATGTCCCCTTCAGGCGGTGAAATGGCGAGATCCGGGCTCAACTCAATCAGCCAGAATCGTCCCGTCTTTTCATTGACCAGAAAATCAATCCCGATCACCGGTACGCCCAGTTTTCTGGCCGCCCGGGCCGCCAGCTTCACGAGCTTTGGTTCAACGGACCGGGTGACGATATCCACGCTCCCGCCGGTGTGATAATTCGAGGTGAGCCGCACCTGGATACTGCGCCCTACGGCGGGCACGGTCGTCCAGCTCAAGCCCAGAGCCGCCAGATTACGCCCCGTCTCCGCATCGACCGGGATCACGTGACTGGGATCCAGCGCCCGTTCCACCCGGTTCTGGGCGAGAATGAGTTTCCGGATAGAGTCCCGCCCATTGCCTGTAACCCGGGCGGCTCGCCGGCGGATCGCTGCCACATACCGGTAATCTACAAAAATAAGCCGGTAATCCTCGCCACCGACATACTCTTCCAGAACCACCTCTTCCTCAAACGTCCTGGCAAAATTGATGGCACGGGTGAGTTCCTTGAGGGTCCGCACCGCCACCGAGACTCCGCGTCCGCCCCATTGCGTACAGGGCTTGACCACAATCGTTTTGAATTTTTTCAGAAATGCCTGGGCGGCGGGCACATCGGTAAACGCCGCCTGGGCCGGCACCGGAAACCCCTGGGCGCTGAGAAAACAGTTAGCCAGACGCTTGTTTTGCGTCATATGAAACGTCACAGCCCCCACCTGGTCGGTCAGGGCGTTATAGCAACGGATCTTCCTGGTTTTATGCTTCAGCACAAACACCGGCGTCACGGGGTCGATGACCTCGATTCCGATCCCGCGCCGTTGCGCCTCACGGGTGATGGTCGTGGTATAAATGGAATTCATAGGGCGTCATGGTAAGCCATCCCTCAGGCCGGATAAAGAAAAGAAAATCGCGCAAAGAACTGTTGTTTCCCTGCGGGAAACCTTGGTAGTGTCTGGGTACATGAGTATACGGATTTTAGGCGAACATCCTCTGG
The sequence above is a segment of the bacterium genome. Coding sequences within it:
- a CDS encoding LamG-like jellyroll fold domain-containing protein — protein: MALGIIPNSVFSAAHTPITIEERLFMNAWGPNNANYIYCGFSQNWDLVFQFQQQSWGLPAIKAWNGSVVVATNQVVSALTTGVWHHLMMTFDGTNQYKAFIDGVLLGSYATNAPNWARTTYFTNQFGNFDGYLDEIRISRVVRSYQGAPQAVTVQGVAIGNGVVSPALTNIIQGGALAITAFPTNFFHVAEIDTNNVIVAASWPTGVVTYIWSNVTASGTAQVTFAQNIAPRGTPEIWLNQYGFIQSFPAAETSLAVNGYSYGDSYIAGLDPTNPSSVFRIVTVTNRLSVRDFYFPSLTDRTYTLKWSTNLFDHSWYAVAGQSNIWGASGIMSLHDFTIFPSRFYRLEVQKP
- a CDS encoding Mur ligase domain-containing protein, translated to MTIERSKSCHLVGVAGVGMNALAQALSGGGRRVSGSDRYQDQGQDLEVIRKLKEAGIQFYAQDGRGVQADTGAVVVSTAIEPDNADIVAAQRLKVPVRHRAEMLAELVAGKEVVAIAGTSGKTTVTGMVGWLLEQLGADPTVVNGGALVNWADARRIGNVRTGQSRLCVIEADESDRSLLRFSPDWALITNMSADHFSLEETERLFAQFKSQVRRECLVGWAPGMPWQGMKPQLGKQGARFKYEGLDFELPMLGAHNAENALQAAILCQRMGFELKPIRDALSQFQGIQRRLEKIGEAAGVTVLDEYAHNPAKIAAAWRAVAPHYGRVLAFWRPHGYRPLSLMFDDLVDTFAGLCRPQDRLYLMPVYYAGGTVSKQRDADELVAALRERGVPASWMTDYDVLMAEVMTQAKAGDVVLGMGARDPGIPRFARELVANLKK